From the Planktothricoides raciborskii GIHE-MW2 genome, the window CAACCCCGTTAATTTTGGATTTAACCCATTTTCGTCACTAAAAAAAATCCCCTGCATAGCTAACTCTCAAGCGCAATGTATTGTGCAAATCGCGTAAATGCGATCGGCGATTTTATCCTAGCACAATCATCATCATAGCGAATCATACCGAGTCGCTGTTTAGGGTGTAGGGTGTAGGGTTTAGGGTGTAGGGTGTAGGGAAGAGAAGAGAGAAGATAGAAGAGAGAATTTTCATCAGCCTTCTCTTTCCTCTTTCCTCTTTCCTCTTTCCTCAGATGGGCGATCGCACAGTAATGATATACTGAAAAACAAAAAATCAAAATTCCCAATGCCAAAATGCCTCAACATGACCTGTATCACGACGAAGTGAAAAATGCTTTAAGCAAAGATGGCTGGACAATTACAATAGAACATTACCGTAATATCATTATCCAGCTTCTCGAAAAACACGCCCACCATAAACCAAGTCATGGAGAAATTGAACCCCTATTACTTTGCGATCGCATCGCCGATAATTACTTATTGTTGGACATAGGATGGGATCGAACGGGACGAGTTCACTCTGTTGTATTGCATTTGCGAATAATTGAAGAGAAAATTTGGATTGAGTTTGATGGGACCGAAGGAGGAATTGCTTTAGAACTATTAGAATTAGAAGTCCCTAAATCAGATATTGTTTTAGGATTTATTCGCCCAAAAAGTCGCCATTTAACAGATTTTTCTGTGGCGTAATTCAGATATTAAGGGGCGATCGCTCATCCGCTGCCCATCCGTCAAACCATCCGTTGCCAAATTCGGGGCAACCACCGCCATCGGATTGCCCCTACCAGCCGTTGCCTGTTTAACTTTGCTATTATAAAAACATTCACCAAATCTCCAGTAAAAACAGTAAAAACTATGACTATAGCCACTGCTAAACGGTTTACAATTGAGGAATATCATCGCCTAATTGACCTGGAAATGCTCCAAACAGACGATCGCACTGAATTAATTGAAGGAGAAATTATCAAAATGGTTGCTAAAGGTAAACCTCATGCGGTTTGTTGTTCGCTGTTAAATCGAGAAATATTAAAATTAATCGGCAATAACGCCATAGTTCGATGCCAAGACCCAATAATGCTGTCTAACTATAGCGAACCAGAACCAGATTTAGCGATCGCCCGCAACCGCGATGATAATTATTTGGCCAATCATCCTACTCCCGAAGATATTTTATTAGTCATAGAAATTGCCGATTCTTCTCTGGAATACGATCGCGAAATTAAACTCGGTCTTTATGCGAAATCGGGAATTAATGACTATTGGATTTTCAACTTAATCGAAAATCAACTAGAAGTTTACCGCCATCCCTATCAAAAATCCCAAAGTAACAAATTTGACTATCGGCAAAAGCAAATATTTCTCCCCAATGAAACCGTTATTTTACCCGGTTTAGGCGATGCTATCCTGGACTTGGCGAAAGTTTTCCCCCATGCCAATTTTTCAGCAGCCATAAATCAATAGTCCACCGGAACGGGTTAAAACCTGTGGCTACAAGCCCAAAAGCTGCCACGAGAGGATATCCTGGTAAAATCTCCTGGTAAAATCAATTAATCAGTAGAAACAGAAAAGGCAATTTTATTTATGATGAATTGGGTAATTTTCAATCTATCTTTGTTTTTGGCCGCTTATTTATTGGGGTCAATTCCCACAGGCTATTTGGTCGGACGCATCTTCAAAGGAATCGATTTGCGGCAGGAAGGGTCGGGTTCCACGGGGGCAACTAATGTGTTGCGAACCCTGGGCAAAGGGCCTGCAATTTTTGTTTTGTCGGTAGATGTGTTAAAAGGAGTGGGGGCGATCGCCTTAGTGAAATGGGCTTATTACCTGGATATCACCTCTAAACTTGCCCCGTTGCCCATTCTCGAAAGTTGGCTACCCTGGATGATTACAGCGGCTGGATTATTAGCGGTGGTCGGTCATAGTCGATCCATTTGGTTAGGTTTTGCCGGGGGTAAATCCGTCGCCACCAGTTTAGGGGTTTTGTTAGCTATGTCTTGGGTGGTTGGGTTAGCAACCTTGGGGGTTTTTGCCTTATCTTTGGCTATTTCCCGAATTGTTTCTTTGAGTTCCATTGCTGGGGCGATCGCGGTTTCCGGAATCATGTATGCGACCCATCA encodes:
- a CDS encoding element excision factor XisI family protein, producing the protein MPQHDLYHDEVKNALSKDGWTITIEHYRNIIIQLLEKHAHHKPSHGEIEPLLLCDRIADNYLLLDIGWDRTGRVHSVVLHLRIIEEKIWIEFDGTEGGIALELLELEVPKSDIVLGFIRPKSRHLTDFSVA
- a CDS encoding Uma2 family endonuclease, whose product is MTIATAKRFTIEEYHRLIDLEMLQTDDRTELIEGEIIKMVAKGKPHAVCCSLLNREILKLIGNNAIVRCQDPIMLSNYSEPEPDLAIARNRDDNYLANHPTPEDILLVIEIADSSLEYDREIKLGLYAKSGINDYWIFNLIENQLEVYRHPYQKSQSNKFDYRQKQIFLPNETVILPGLGDAILDLAKVFPHANFSAAINQ
- the plsY gene encoding glycerol-3-phosphate 1-O-acyltransferase PlsY, giving the protein MMNWVIFNLSLFLAAYLLGSIPTGYLVGRIFKGIDLRQEGSGSTGATNVLRTLGKGPAIFVLSVDVLKGVGAIALVKWAYYLDITSKLAPLPILESWLPWMITAAGLLAVVGHSRSIWLGFAGGKSVATSLGVLLAMSWVVGLATLGVFALSLAISRIVSLSSIAGAIAVSGIMYATHQPLPFILFAIAGGIYVIWRHRSNIQRILDGTEPRIGQKLETATNE